A stretch of Blautia liquoris DNA encodes these proteins:
- a CDS encoding aspartate kinase, with the protein MIKVAKFGGSSLASATQFKKVSNIIFEDDDRRYVVPSAPGKRYDGDTKVTDMLYMCYNVAGKGGDFDLILREIQERYQEIIDGLSLNLSLDQEFSEIHRQIDNHAGIDYAASRGEYLNGILLANYLNYEFVDAAEVIFFREDGSFDDEKTNNNLGKRLNKTKRAVIPGFYGMAPDGSIKTFSRGGSDITGSIVARAVHADLYENWTDVSGFLVTDPHIVENPEVISTITYKELRELSYSGATVLHGDCILPIRREGIPINVRNTNRPDDEGTLIVESTCTKPKYTITGIAGMRGFVSINIEKDMMNTEIGFGRKVLQVFEEYGLSFEHTPSGIDTFSIYVHQKEFEAKEQQVITKLNKLVRPDSIDLESDLALIAVVGRGMRRARGTAGRIFSALAHAHVNVKMIDQGSSELNIIIGVEDKDYEAAIKAIYDIFVTTQA; encoded by the coding sequence ATGATAAAAGTTGCGAAATTTGGTGGAAGTTCCCTCGCAAGTGCGACACAGTTTAAAAAAGTAAGCAATATTATATTTGAAGATGATGACAGGAGATATGTCGTGCCTTCAGCACCGGGAAAGCGTTATGACGGTGACACGAAGGTTACGGATATGCTTTATATGTGTTATAATGTTGCCGGAAAAGGCGGGGATTTTGATCTCATATTAAGAGAGATACAGGAAAGATATCAGGAAATTATTGATGGATTATCTTTAAACTTATCTCTGGATCAGGAATTTTCGGAGATTCACCGCCAGATTGATAATCATGCGGGAATAGATTACGCGGCATCACGTGGTGAATACCTGAATGGAATACTCCTTGCAAATTATCTGAACTATGAATTCGTAGATGCGGCTGAAGTCATTTTCTTCAGGGAAGATGGATCTTTTGATGATGAAAAGACGAACAACAACCTTGGAAAAAGACTAAATAAGACGAAAAGGGCAGTGATCCCGGGATTTTATGGTATGGCACCGGATGGAAGCATAAAAACTTTCTCAAGGGGAGGTTCTGATATAACCGGATCAATTGTTGCAAGGGCAGTCCATGCTGACTTGTATGAAAACTGGACAGATGTATCAGGATTTCTGGTCACGGATCCTCATATTGTCGAAAACCCGGAAGTGATCTCTACTATTACATATAAAGAACTAAGAGAACTTTCTTATTCTGGGGCAACGGTCCTACATGGAGACTGTATTCTGCCCATTCGGCGGGAGGGTATTCCGATTAATGTCAGAAATACAAACCGCCCCGATGATGAAGGCACGCTGATCGTGGAAAGTACTTGTACGAAACCTAAGTATACAATTACGGGTATAGCCGGAATGAGAGGATTTGTATCAATTAATATTGAAAAAGACATGATGAATACGGAGATTGGTTTTGGAAGAAAGGTTCTTCAGGTTTTTGAAGAATACGGGCTTTCGTTTGAACATACGCCATCAGGAATAGATACGTTCTCGATCTATGTTCATCAGAAAGAATTCGAAGCAAAAGAACAGCAGGTGATCACAAAGCTGAACAAGCTGGTCAGGCCTGACTCCATTGATCTGGAATCAGATCTTGCCTTGATCGCTGTGGTTGGCCGAGGGATGCGCAGAGCACGCGGGACAGCCGGCAGAATTTTCTCAGCACTGGCACATGCCCATGTCAATGTGAAGATGATCGATCAGGGTTCATCGGAGCTGAACATTATTATCGGAGTTGAGGATAAGGATTATGAGGCGGCAATCAAAGCAATATATGATATTTTTGTAACTACGCAGGCGTAA